CCATGGAGTCTGCGGCGGGCACCAAGGAGGAGCTAAGATGTATCATAGCATACGTCTTGCAGGATACTACTAGCCCGACGTCATGGCGGACTGCCTTCGGGTGGCCAGCTCGTGCCACAACTATCAAGTACATGGCGACTTCAAGCACCAGCCGCCGGTCCCGCTTCACCCTACGGTTCCCTCTTGGCCATTTTGACGCCTGGGGAATCGACGTCATCGGCCTCATTGACCCTCCGTCATCCGGGGGGCATCGTTTCATCCTCGCCGCAAGGGACAACTTCTCCAAATGGGTGGAAGCTGTTCCACTACGGGAGGTGAAGAGCGACAACATCATCAAGTTCCTAGAGCGAAATATCATATATCGCTTTGGGATTCCACACCGCATCACCTCCAACAATACGAAGGCATTCAAGTCCAATAagatgtacaagttcatggagaAGTACAAGATCAAGTGgaactactccaccggctactaccCTCAAGCCAATGGGGTGATCGAAGCCTTCAACAAGACGCTAGGCAAGATACTCAAGAAGACGgtgacaagacacaagagagACTGGCATGATCGTCTCCTCGAGTCCTTATGGGCGTACCGCGTTACAGTCCGTACCCCGACACAGGCTACTCCCTTTTCTCTCGTTTATGGGAGTGAAGccgttgtgacgcccccgatttgaccgtacactaatcatgcacgcaaatgtgtacgatcaagatcagggactcacgggaagatatcacaacacaactctacaacaaaaataagtcatacaagcatcataatacaagccatgggcctcgagggctcgaatacaagttctcgatcacagacgagtcagcggaagcaacaatatctgagtacagacataagttaaacaagtttgccttaagaaggctagcacaaactgggatacggatcgaacgaggcgcaggcctcctgcctgggatcctcctaactactcctggtcgtcgtcagcgggctgcacgtagtagtaggcacctccagtgtcgtaggtgttgtcgtcgacggtggcgtctggctcctggactccagcatctggttgtgacaaccagatagaaaagaaagggggaaaagagggagagaagcaaccgtgagtactcatccaaagtactcgcaagcaaggagctacactacatatgcatgggtatatgtgtaaaggggcatatcagtggactgaactgcagaatgccagaataaaagggggatagctagtcctgtcgaagactacgcttccggccatctccatcttgcagcatgtagaagagagtagattgaagtcctccaagtagcatcgcatagcataatcctacccggcgatcccctcctcgtcgccctgttagagagcgatcaccgggttgtatctggcacttggaagggtgtattttattcagtatccagttctagttgtcataaggtcaaggtacaactccgggtcgtccttttaccgagggacacggctattcgaatagataaacttccctgcaggggtgcaccacataacccaacacgctcgatcccatttggccggacacacttttctgggtcatgcccggcctcgtaagatcaacgcgtcgcagccccacctaagcacaacagagcggtcagcacgccggtctaatcctaagcgcgcaggggtctgggcccatcgccctatgcacacctgcacgttgcgtacgcggccggaagcagacctagcct
The Aegilops tauschii subsp. strangulata cultivar AL8/78 chromosome 3, Aet v6.0, whole genome shotgun sequence genome window above contains:
- the LOC141042728 gene encoding uncharacterized protein, with product MESAAGTKEELRCIIAYVLQDTTSPTSWRTAFGWPARATTIKYMATSSTSRRSRFTLRFPLGHFDAWGIDVIGLIDPPSSGGHRFILAARDNFSKWVEAVPLREVKSDNIIKFLERNIIYRFGIPHRITSNNTKAFKSNKMYKFMEKYKIKWNYSTGYYPQANGVIEAFNKTLGKILKKTEGLTQDEQVQLCFQELNALEEERLHALQNLELYGQNMVRAYDKLVKQRVFRKGELVLVLRRPIVITHKTKGKFEPKWE